One genomic region from Glaciimonas sp. PAMC28666 encodes:
- a CDS encoding glycosyltransferase family 4 protein, with product MASSAAVQLRDLAQEMLRQGHSPMMMIPSSDLTLPWSLETMDGVPVLRLKAPRTKDIGYLRRTIGEFLMPFAMLRSLRKSPFGKQTWDGVVWYSPTIFLGPIAKALKKASGCRSYLIVRDIFPEWAVDMGLLGRGLPYRFFKMIERYQYAAADTIGVQTQANMAYFDAWASKPGRDAEVLQNWLSDASDIGCSISVKDSVIAGRTIFVYAGNMGVAQGMGILIDLVERLRDRNDIGFLFVGRGSDVQLIRKKFEERKLLNVVLYDEIAPIEIRGLYAQCHIGIVALDPRHKTHNIPGKFLSYMQAGLPVLASINAGNDLDNIITRENVGRVCTDHSVETLKRLAEDLVSAIAEKENFAVRCNAVTSTLFSTEVAVKRIVNGLKQSSD from the coding sequence ATGGCTTCTTCCGCAGCAGTGCAACTACGGGATCTTGCACAAGAGATGCTCAGACAAGGGCATAGTCCGATGATGATGATCCCTTCTTCTGATTTGACGCTGCCATGGTCTCTGGAAACAATGGATGGGGTGCCTGTCCTGCGACTCAAAGCGCCGCGTACGAAAGACATCGGCTATCTTCGGCGAACCATCGGTGAGTTTTTGATGCCCTTTGCGATGTTGCGTAGCTTGCGCAAGAGTCCGTTTGGGAAACAAACCTGGGACGGCGTGGTGTGGTACTCGCCGACTATCTTTTTAGGGCCCATTGCTAAAGCGCTGAAAAAAGCAAGCGGCTGCCGCAGCTACCTGATTGTTCGGGACATCTTTCCAGAGTGGGCCGTTGATATGGGCTTACTGGGTCGCGGCCTCCCTTATCGGTTTTTTAAAATGATCGAGCGATATCAATACGCAGCCGCAGATACCATTGGCGTACAAACGCAAGCAAACATGGCTTATTTTGACGCGTGGGCTTCAAAGCCAGGAAGAGACGCGGAAGTTTTGCAAAACTGGCTTTCCGATGCCTCGGATATTGGTTGCAGCATTTCAGTAAAAGATAGCGTAATTGCTGGTCGCACCATTTTTGTCTATGCGGGCAATATGGGTGTAGCGCAGGGCATGGGAATTCTGATAGATCTGGTTGAGCGTTTACGCGATCGAAATGACATAGGCTTTCTTTTTGTGGGAAGAGGTAGTGATGTTCAGCTCATACGCAAAAAGTTTGAAGAACGTAAACTGCTTAACGTCGTTCTTTATGATGAAATAGCCCCGATAGAGATCCGTGGCCTGTATGCACAATGCCATATCGGAATCGTAGCATTGGACCCGCGACACAAAACGCACAATATTCCGGGCAAATTTCTTTCGTATATGCAAGCGGGCCTACCGGTGCTGGCAAGCATCAATGCTGGAAATGACCTGGATAATATCATCACACGTGAAAACGTCGGAAGGGTTTGTACGGATCACTCAGTTGAAACCTTAAAAAGGTTGGCAGAGGATCTCGTTTCAGCGATTGCCGAAAAGGAGAATTTTGCTGTTCGTTGTAACGCCGTGACGTCAACCCTATTCTCCACAGAGGTCGCAGTGAAAAGGATAGTGAATGGCCTGAAACAGTCGTCCGATTGA
- a CDS encoding EpsG family protein: MFLSLLIYFSVVAVLSINWPKTLTHRFVIAGLVAGVLIDGLRIETGTDWLPYYQHFNSFDNASFTDYQNFEIGYQYLVWAIKSMWDNYTFFTVIHAVIIYFGVYYSVFKISNSRPISIVLLYGSLNAMLGSNRQLLALFFLVISIKYLIERRLFVFSTLILCGALFHKTILIFLPFYFVYGLSLQGYTAAFCLLIVSNYVLVQKFSGFMNLLTQSDSGRFSTYFDSSIGNMRPVLALSKKFMVLGGIFILGAKSLRMRLTSIEKEKLMFFAFCASVSIILYIVGLYGLAAFNSRLDIYFGILFVAIIGGKVEALVQNYIRKLLLIVFLIITAFITFSQNPFLDLFIPYKSIFYNVNFIRDLY, encoded by the coding sequence ATGTTTTTATCGCTGCTTATTTATTTTTCTGTTGTCGCGGTGCTGTCAATTAATTGGCCAAAAACTCTCACACACAGGTTTGTTATCGCTGGGCTTGTTGCCGGAGTTTTAATTGATGGGCTAAGGATCGAAACAGGAACAGATTGGCTTCCTTATTATCAACATTTCAACAGTTTTGATAACGCTAGTTTTACGGATTATCAAAATTTTGAAATAGGCTATCAATATCTCGTTTGGGCAATAAAAAGTATGTGGGATAACTATACATTTTTCACCGTTATCCATGCCGTGATTATATATTTTGGTGTCTATTATTCAGTATTCAAAATTAGCAACTCACGGCCTATATCTATAGTATTACTCTATGGTAGTTTAAATGCCATGCTTGGCTCGAATAGACAACTTCTTGCTCTATTTTTCCTGGTTATATCTATCAAATATTTAATTGAACGCCGTTTGTTTGTATTTAGTACTTTAATACTTTGCGGAGCGTTGTTCCATAAAACAATTCTCATTTTTCTGCCTTTCTACTTTGTGTATGGACTTTCTTTGCAAGGTTATACGGCGGCGTTCTGCCTGTTAATTGTTTCCAATTATGTGTTGGTTCAGAAATTTTCGGGTTTTATGAATCTACTAACACAAAGCGATAGCGGCCGGTTTTCGACTTACTTCGATAGTTCGATTGGGAATATGCGGCCGGTGCTAGCGTTATCCAAAAAATTTATGGTCCTAGGTGGAATTTTTATTCTCGGAGCAAAGAGTCTTCGCATGCGGTTGACTAGTATAGAAAAAGAAAAACTCATGTTCTTCGCCTTTTGTGCTTCCGTAAGCATAATTTTATACATCGTTGGATTATACGGTCTGGCTGCATTTAACTCTCGCCTGGATATCTATTTCGGAATTTTGTTTGTAGCGATTATTGGCGGGAAAGTAGAGGCGTTAGTACAAAATTACATACGAAAACTTTTACTTATCGTCTTTCTTATAATCACCGCATTTATTACTTTTTCGCAAAACCCATTTCTCGATTTATTTATTCCGTACAAATCTATTTTTTATAACGTTAATTTCATACGTGATTTGTATTAA
- a CDS encoding glycosyltransferase family 4 protein, with the protein MLTSMVADCDILQVVCGSPAWANAVCDLGKPVAVQCATRARVERRRRDGNPQGLAGRLRKVLTSVTDRIDNLALRKVDAIQVENPWMFEYAKRLNSGRQVDLRYAPPGIDAKLFCPLSKRPIEDDQYILCVGRLDDPRKNIGLLLESYSRMPKAIQSTVRLVLAGASGPPPSFWQRAETLGLRHRISYVERPKLQALVELYQKALMFALPSDEEGLGVVLLEAMACGVPVVSTLSGGPDGILTDSNDGFLVPIDDAEALADRMTRLCTDPILNIRMGRAGRETIELRYAETVTANVFQDMWDQMLLKSSYYNCRPNFNNASIKDGVPLQKMGIGRQSK; encoded by the coding sequence ATGTTAACCAGTATGGTGGCTGACTGCGATATTCTTCAAGTAGTTTGTGGTTCACCGGCGTGGGCAAACGCCGTTTGTGACCTCGGAAAACCGGTGGCCGTGCAGTGTGCCACACGTGCCCGCGTCGAACGGCGTCGTCGGGATGGCAATCCTCAGGGTTTAGCTGGGCGGTTACGCAAAGTATTAACTAGCGTTACGGACAGGATAGATAATCTGGCCTTGCGCAAGGTAGATGCTATTCAAGTGGAAAATCCCTGGATGTTTGAATACGCTAAACGTTTGAATTCAGGGCGCCAGGTCGATCTCCGATATGCTCCGCCGGGAATCGATGCGAAACTCTTTTGTCCTTTATCAAAACGTCCAATCGAAGATGATCAGTATATTTTATGTGTAGGGCGCTTAGACGACCCACGTAAGAACATTGGACTGCTGCTGGAATCGTACTCGCGGATGCCGAAAGCGATTCAGAGCACTGTCAGATTAGTGCTCGCTGGAGCGTCAGGTCCTCCCCCATCATTTTGGCAACGCGCCGAAACTCTAGGATTGCGTCACCGAATTTCATATGTTGAGCGTCCGAAGCTCCAGGCTCTCGTCGAGCTGTATCAAAAAGCCTTAATGTTTGCTCTTCCTTCGGATGAAGAAGGACTTGGTGTGGTTTTGCTTGAGGCAATGGCGTGTGGCGTTCCGGTGGTCTCAACTCTTAGCGGCGGACCCGACGGAATTTTAACGGACAGTAACGACGGTTTTTTGGTTCCTATAGATGATGCTGAGGCGTTGGCTGACCGAATGACCCGACTGTGTACAGATCCCATATTAAACATTCGTATGGGGCGCGCAGGCCGCGAAACGATTGAACTGCGTTATGCCGAAACGGTAACGGCGAATGTCTTTCAAGATATGTGGGATCAGATGTTGTTGAAAAGTAGTTATTACAATTGTCGTCCTAACTTCAACAATGCTTCAATCAAAGACGGAGTTCCATTACAAAAAATGGGTATTGGTCGACAGTCTAAGTAA
- the wecB gene encoding non-hydrolyzing UDP-N-acetylglucosamine 2-epimerase has product MLKVMTIVGTRPELIKMSRVIAEFDRFTRHVLVHTGQNYDYELNQVFFDDLDIRKPDYFLEAVGENAAQTIARVIEKSDEVMEKEKPDAIMLYGDTNSCLSILAAKRRKIPVFHMEAGNRCFDQRVPEELNRKVLDHLSDINLVLTEHARGYLIAEGIRPETIIKTGSHMNEVLEHYMPKIQISDVLQRTGLEPNKFFIVSAHREENVDTPQNLLDLVETLNALAKTYNYPVIVSTHPRTRKRLDALELGELSPLIQFLKPFGFCDYIKLQMEALCVVSDSGTITEEASLLNLPAITIRNAHERPEGMDVGTLIMSGLKKEGVLDAVRVIIAQHDKTRRVMKPVQDYEAGAVSKQVLRVVLSYVDYVNRTVWSK; this is encoded by the coding sequence ATGCTTAAGGTCATGACCATTGTTGGAACACGCCCAGAGTTAATAAAGATGAGCCGGGTGATTGCCGAGTTTGACCGATTTACCCGGCACGTATTGGTGCATACCGGTCAAAACTATGATTACGAATTAAATCAGGTTTTTTTTGACGATCTGGATATTCGGAAGCCGGATTATTTTCTGGAGGCTGTCGGTGAAAATGCGGCGCAGACGATCGCCCGCGTGATTGAAAAGTCCGATGAAGTGATGGAAAAAGAAAAGCCCGATGCGATCATGCTGTATGGCGACACCAACTCATGTTTATCGATCCTTGCGGCGAAACGCCGGAAGATTCCGGTGTTTCACATGGAGGCGGGTAACCGCTGTTTTGATCAACGCGTTCCGGAAGAATTGAACCGCAAAGTACTGGACCACTTGAGCGATATCAATCTCGTTCTCACCGAGCATGCTCGCGGCTATTTGATCGCTGAAGGCATTCGTCCTGAGACCATCATCAAGACCGGTTCGCACATGAACGAGGTGTTGGAACACTACATGCCCAAGATCCAGATATCGGACGTGTTGCAACGGACGGGGCTGGAGCCGAACAAGTTTTTTATCGTGAGCGCGCATCGGGAAGAGAACGTAGATACGCCACAAAATTTGCTTGATCTGGTTGAGACACTGAATGCTTTGGCTAAAACCTATAATTATCCGGTGATCGTGTCCACACATCCGCGCACAAGAAAACGTCTGGATGCGCTGGAGCTGGGGGAGCTTAGCCCACTGATCCAATTCTTAAAACCTTTTGGATTTTGCGACTACATAAAATTGCAGATGGAAGCTTTGTGCGTCGTGTCTGATAGCGGCACGATTACCGAGGAAGCATCGTTGCTGAATCTACCTGCGATTACGATCCGGAATGCGCACGAAAGACCGGAGGGCATGGATGTGGGCACGCTCATCATGAGTGGGCTGAAGAAAGAGGGTGTTCTGGACGCCGTACGCGTCATCATCGCTCAGCACGACAAGACTCGACGCGTAATGAAGCCAGTGCAGGACTATGAGGCCGGCGCGGTATCCAAGCAGGTGTTACGCGTGGTGCTGAGTTACGTCGATTATGTGAACCGTACGGTCTGGTCCAAGTGA
- a CDS encoding GGDEF domain-containing protein: MAYTVGFSSTDVLIPICAILMTFEKLRLTLENLAMRDSLTGVLTRRALFEFGEGEIAGCRRRGASLSVLMLDLDHFKEINDNYGHHVGDSVIRDFAERTQSLLRKPFLLARYGGEEFVAVLPETGAADAVLIAERIRSSISFNPELPRCHVSIGVATNSVAGNESLTVLIQKADQGLYQAKQRGRNRIEVN, translated from the coding sequence GTGGCCTACACCGTTGGCTTCTCGTCCACGGATGTATTGATTCCAATTTGCGCCATCCTGATGACCTTCGAGAAGTTGCGCCTTACGCTTGAGAACCTGGCCATGCGCGATAGCTTGACGGGTGTGTTGACGCGGCGTGCGCTATTTGAGTTCGGGGAAGGCGAGATTGCTGGATGTCGGCGTCGTGGGGCATCTTTGTCAGTCCTGATGCTAGACCTTGACCACTTCAAGGAGATTAACGACAACTATGGACACCATGTTGGTGACTCCGTGATCCGAGACTTCGCGGAACGTACGCAAAGCCTGCTACGCAAGCCGTTCCTATTGGCTCGCTACGGGGGCGAAGAGTTTGTCGCTGTACTTCCCGAAACGGGTGCTGCAGATGCTGTACTGATTGCCGAACGAATACGCAGCAGCATCAGCTTCAATCCAGAACTTCCCAGATGTCATGTGAGTATTGGCGTTGCCACCAACTCAGTTGCAGGCAACGAATCGTTGACGGTCCTGATCCAAAAGGCGGATCAGGGTTTGTACCAGGCAAAGCAACGCGGCCGCAATAGGATTGAAGTAAATTAG
- a CDS encoding SDR family oxidoreductase has product MTGEKPIRVLVLGASGMLGNAVLRFFNQSEGFKALGSIRSASAIRHMPVELHDDIFRGIDVENFDSLTGLFAQARPNVVINCIGLVKQLAEADDPLIAIPINSLLPHRLARLCDVVGARFIHISTDCVFAGSRGMYSEDDASDAKDLYGISKYLGEVDYPHAVTLRTSIIGHELNSTHGLIGWFLAQNEAVKGFTRAVFSGLPTVELARVIRDFVIPLPELRGLFHVSAKPIAKYDLLNLVAEAYGKVITITPEDKLVIDRSLTSERFRAKTGYVAPEWPELVHKMRKFK; this is encoded by the coding sequence ATGACTGGCGAAAAACCAATTAGAGTACTGGTGTTAGGAGCTTCTGGCATGCTTGGTAATGCTGTTCTGCGATTCTTTAATCAGAGCGAAGGCTTTAAAGCACTGGGTTCAATTCGCTCGGCTAGTGCAATACGTCACATGCCCGTTGAGTTGCACGACGACATTTTCCGTGGAATAGACGTAGAAAATTTTGACAGCTTGACCGGACTGTTTGCACAAGCCCGTCCAAACGTAGTGATTAATTGTATCGGCCTGGTGAAGCAGTTAGCTGAAGCAGATGATCCGCTTATTGCGATTCCTATTAATTCTTTGCTTCCTCATCGATTAGCGCGTTTATGCGATGTGGTGGGAGCGCGATTCATTCATATTAGTACGGACTGTGTCTTTGCCGGTTCTCGTGGCATGTACAGCGAAGATGACGCATCAGACGCTAAAGATCTTTATGGCATCAGCAAATATCTTGGCGAGGTGGATTATCCGCATGCCGTGACGCTGCGAACATCGATTATAGGTCATGAGCTTAATAGTACTCATGGACTGATCGGCTGGTTTCTTGCACAGAACGAAGCGGTGAAGGGTTTTACACGTGCGGTTTTTTCGGGTTTACCGACGGTTGAGCTGGCACGAGTGATACGCGATTTTGTCATTCCTCTCCCCGAGTTGCGAGGGCTTTTTCACGTGTCCGCAAAGCCGATTGCCAAATACGATTTGCTAAATCTCGTGGCAGAAGCTTACGGAAAAGTTATTACGATTACACCTGAAGATAAGCTGGTTATAGACCGTTCCCTTACCTCCGAACGTTTCCGTGCGAAAACCGGTTACGTGGCGCCGGAGTGGCCTGAGCTTGTGCATAAAATGCGTAAATTTAAGTAA
- a CDS encoding YdcF family protein, with translation MKKYIVIVFCLLMLICALIFLPYLLQAPASEPGSADAIVILGGGGVERLTTAFNLYKDGYSKKFILPGVEQVNSDSPGISDSRRTWLLGEGVPSRDIFLVDRSPSSWLEARRTLAVMKRQNWQKVMVVSDPPHMLRLAYSWGKIFFNENQSYILVATDPTWWAPWEWWTNQASFDFIRNEVMKLGYYILMH, from the coding sequence ATGAAAAAATATATAGTCATCGTATTCTGCCTCCTGATGCTCATATGCGCGTTAATCTTTCTACCCTATCTACTGCAGGCGCCAGCGAGCGAGCCCGGCAGCGCGGACGCCATCGTTATATTAGGAGGAGGGGGTGTAGAGCGTTTAACGACCGCATTTAATTTATACAAAGACGGTTATTCAAAAAAGTTTATTTTGCCAGGAGTGGAGCAGGTGAATAGTGATTCGCCCGGGATTTCAGATTCCCGGCGAACCTGGTTACTTGGCGAAGGCGTACCCAGCAGGGACATTTTTCTAGTTGATCGGTCTCCGAGTAGTTGGCTTGAAGCACGACGCACGCTCGCGGTAATGAAGCGCCAAAATTGGCAGAAAGTGATGGTCGTTAGCGACCCACCCCATATGCTCAGACTGGCTTACTCATGGGGGAAAATTTTTTTTAACGAAAATCAAAGTTACATCCTTGTTGCGACTGATCCCACATGGTGGGCGCCATGGGAGTGGTGGACGAATCAGGCCAGTTTTGATTTTATCCGCAACGAAGTGATGAAGTTAGGATATTACATCCTCATGCATTAA
- a CDS encoding polysaccharide biosynthesis protein produces MFKDKTLLITGGTGSFGNAVLKRFLDSDFAEIRVFSRDEKKQEDMRIRLNNDKVKFYIGDVRDYDSVHDAMRGVDSVFHAAALKQVPSCEFYPLEAIKTNVLGAENVMRAAIAQEVKRCVVLSTDKAVYPINAMGISKAMMEKVMVAKSRLCDPGKTVLSATRYGNVMASRGSVIPLFLEQLKSGKALTITDPNMTRFLMSLEESVDLVLYAFQHAKPGDIFVQKAPASTVGELAEALNSLLRRENEIKIIGTRHGEKLYESLVSREEMARADDLGEYYRIPADSRDLNYDKYFVEGEIGISSIDDYTSHNTRRLNVSQVKEVLMQLDIVREAVDA; encoded by the coding sequence ATGTTTAAAGACAAAACACTTTTGATCACCGGCGGCACAGGATCATTTGGAAACGCTGTTCTGAAACGATTTCTGGATTCGGATTTTGCCGAAATTCGGGTTTTTAGTCGAGATGAAAAGAAGCAGGAAGACATGCGCATCAGGCTCAATAACGACAAGGTCAAGTTCTATATTGGCGATGTGCGTGATTACGATAGCGTCCATGATGCGATGCGTGGCGTTGACTCCGTATTTCATGCCGCGGCGCTGAAGCAGGTCCCATCGTGTGAGTTTTATCCGTTAGAAGCCATCAAGACAAATGTGCTGGGTGCGGAAAACGTCATGCGCGCTGCCATAGCCCAGGAAGTAAAGCGCTGCGTCGTGTTGAGCACTGACAAAGCGGTTTATCCCATTAACGCTATGGGTATCTCAAAAGCGATGATGGAAAAAGTAATGGTGGCCAAGTCGCGTCTATGTGACCCCGGCAAAACCGTCCTGTCCGCGACGCGTTACGGGAACGTCATGGCATCGCGCGGCTCAGTGATACCTTTGTTTTTAGAGCAGCTGAAAAGTGGTAAAGCGCTGACTATTACCGATCCGAATATGACGCGTTTTCTAATGTCGCTGGAAGAGTCGGTGGACCTTGTTCTTTACGCTTTTCAGCATGCAAAGCCTGGAGACATTTTTGTACAAAAGGCGCCCGCTTCTACGGTCGGAGAATTGGCTGAAGCCTTGAATTCTCTATTGCGTCGCGAAAATGAAATCAAGATTATCGGTACGCGCCATGGTGAAAAACTGTATGAGTCGCTAGTGTCTCGCGAAGAGATGGCCCGTGCCGACGATCTTGGCGAGTACTATCGTATTCCTGCCGATTCGCGGGATTTGAATTATGACAAATACTTCGTTGAAGGTGAGATCGGCATTTCGTCAATCGACGATTACACCTCACACAATACCCGCCGATTGAATGTCTCTCAGGTGAAGGAAGTGTTGATGCAGCTGGACATCGTGCGAGAGGCTGTCGATGCTTAA
- a CDS encoding glycosyltransferase produces MQEQKRTGTFILYAPNVHTGGGFVLLSALLAAWPRSVTLTVFLDRRAHDRLEPPTDATVFWVDANMRSRLRAELDLRKSAVVDSTVLCFHGLPPLMPISGRVILFQQNRILLGLNSLKQFSWKTGLRLSTERIVSRIFRYRVSQYIVQTPSMKQAVTHWCGALFPRIITEVKVLPFIDSLPVFPLDKRPSPVWDFVYAADGEAHKNHRILLMAWQLLAQEGLYPTLALTLGARDSELTRHIEIAAIEGKLNITNLGQRRRDEVLAIYASASAMIFPSTSESFGLPLVEAANLSLPILAAELDFVRDVCVPVQTFDPLSPVSIARAVKRFLGEPESTLRLRTPSEWWAELLPES; encoded by the coding sequence ATGCAGGAACAAAAACGGACCGGGACATTCATTCTGTATGCCCCAAATGTCCATACGGGGGGCGGTTTTGTTCTTCTAAGCGCATTACTGGCTGCTTGGCCGCGGTCGGTGACGCTGACCGTATTTCTAGACCGCCGAGCGCATGACCGCCTCGAGCCGCCCACAGACGCAACGGTGTTCTGGGTGGATGCAAACATGAGGTCGCGTCTGAGGGCTGAACTTGATTTGCGAAAATCAGCAGTCGTGGATAGCACGGTGTTATGTTTTCATGGACTCCCTCCTCTAATGCCGATTTCGGGCAGGGTAATTTTGTTCCAACAAAACCGTATTTTGCTGGGACTGAATTCTTTGAAGCAGTTTTCATGGAAGACCGGTTTGCGTCTCTCGACCGAGCGGATAGTAAGTAGAATTTTTCGTTACCGAGTGTCTCAATATATAGTGCAAACCCCATCGATGAAGCAAGCTGTAACGCACTGGTGCGGCGCATTATTCCCGCGGATTATTACGGAAGTCAAAGTGTTGCCGTTTATTGATTCTTTACCTGTTTTCCCCCTGGATAAGAGGCCTTCTCCTGTATGGGATTTTGTCTATGCCGCCGATGGCGAAGCGCATAAGAACCACAGGATATTACTGATGGCCTGGCAGCTATTGGCACAGGAAGGTTTATATCCAACGTTGGCTTTGACTTTGGGCGCACGCGATTCTGAGCTCACTCGACATATCGAAATTGCTGCCATTGAAGGCAAGTTGAATATTACTAATCTCGGTCAGCGTCGGCGCGATGAGGTGTTAGCAATTTATGCGAGCGCGAGCGCGATGATTTTTCCTTCAACCTCCGAATCATTCGGTTTGCCATTGGTGGAAGCGGCCAACCTGTCGTTACCAATATTGGCTGCGGAACTAGATTTTGTGCGTGATGTTTGCGTTCCCGTTCAGACATTTGACCCGCTCTCGCCTGTTTCAATAGCCAGGGCCGTCAAACGTTTTTTAGGTGAGCCTGAATCGACGTTGAGATTGCGGACGCCATCTGAATGGTGGGCTGAGTTGCTGCCCGAGTCATAG
- a CDS encoding DsbC family protein — protein MQVRIWERLKPLLLAVVLGSLTTAAMAETAQETAVKKLIEPRLGDGVKVDAVAKTPYLGMFEVRVGKDIFYTDANAKYMFVGRILDAKSSRDYTKERMDEISKVKFSDLPLDLAMKSVKGNGKRVIAVFEDPNCGYCKKFRKTLQEVDNVTVYTFMYNILAPDSAVKSKNVWCSANRDKAWDDWMLNGKLPATAAASCATTPNDKVLALGQALGVSGTPTIIFADGSRIPGFIDAKALEDKFASVVSVAPVASSK, from the coding sequence ATGCAAGTACGGATTTGGGAACGTTTGAAGCCATTGTTGCTGGCAGTGGTGCTGGGTTCGTTGACGACGGCAGCGATGGCCGAAACAGCGCAGGAAACGGCGGTCAAGAAGCTTATCGAGCCGCGTTTGGGGGATGGCGTCAAAGTTGATGCTGTTGCCAAAACGCCGTATTTGGGGATGTTTGAAGTGCGCGTCGGGAAGGACATTTTTTACACCGACGCCAACGCTAAATATATGTTTGTGGGGCGCATTCTCGACGCCAAGAGCTCAAGGGATTACACCAAAGAGCGCATGGATGAAATCAGCAAGGTGAAATTTTCGGATTTGCCGCTGGATCTGGCGATGAAGTCAGTAAAAGGTAACGGCAAGCGCGTTATCGCGGTATTCGAAGATCCAAACTGCGGTTATTGCAAGAAATTCCGCAAGACCTTGCAAGAGGTGGACAACGTTACCGTCTATACCTTTATGTACAATATTCTGGCCCCAGACTCTGCAGTGAAGTCGAAAAACGTCTGGTGCAGTGCGAATCGTGACAAAGCATGGGACGATTGGATGTTGAACGGAAAGTTGCCCGCCACAGCAGCGGCTAGCTGCGCAACGACACCGAACGACAAAGTGCTGGCGCTCGGGCAGGCGCTTGGGGTGAGCGGTACGCCGACCATTATCTTTGCCGATGGCTCACGTATTCCGGGCTTTATTGATGCGAAAGCGCTTGAAGACAAGTTCGCTTCGGTCGTGTCGGTGGCACCGGTCGCATCCAGTAAATAA
- a CDS encoding UbiH/UbiF family hydroxylase, whose product MNDSRLPSKSVLAASAAYGARGVSSQNVVHSDICIVGNGAVGKTAALGLAQAGLTVTLLAPPSAAPQSGPVGGPAGASSIPSLRAEKDIGNDPTAWDPRVYALNHVARSLLSGLKVWDALDASRIAPVESMLVKGGADADAGSISFDAFSARTGALAWIVEDRNLNQALDAALKFAHNVRVVHGRAQQMTVDSDGCDNAMLTLEDGTLLTSALIVGADGAQSWVRHQCDIGIDYRSYHQRAIVANFEVALPHHGVAHQWFTAEEGIVALLPLPGQRMSLVWSAPESLASTLLSESMSQLAQRLSLLAGDQLGRLTPLQPESVQSFPLALIRSHALVAPRVALIGDAAHVVHPLAGQGMNLGFGDVSALIKALSERGAQRDCGDATVLSKYARSRKEEILLMQLATDGLERLFGLDIAPLRMVRNVGLNLLDRLPVLKRRLMGHAFGRTFEKN is encoded by the coding sequence ATGAATGATTCCAGACTACCTTCCAAGAGCGTTTTAGCGGCTTCCGCGGCCTATGGCGCGCGCGGTGTTTCTTCGCAAAATGTTGTCCACAGCGATATCTGCATTGTCGGAAATGGTGCGGTTGGTAAGACGGCTGCGCTCGGATTGGCGCAGGCGGGGCTCACTGTCACCTTATTGGCACCACCTTCCGCGGCCCCGCAGAGCGGACCTGTGGGCGGCCCAGCCGGTGCCTCATCCATCCCCTCGCTACGTGCAGAAAAGGATATCGGTAACGATCCCACCGCCTGGGACCCCCGCGTTTATGCGCTGAATCATGTTGCTCGTAGCCTGCTGTCCGGCCTTAAAGTATGGGATGCCCTTGATGCCAGTCGGATTGCGCCAGTGGAGAGCATGCTGGTCAAAGGCGGGGCAGATGCGGATGCGGGGAGTATTTCCTTCGATGCTTTTAGTGCGCGGACCGGCGCGTTGGCGTGGATTGTTGAGGATCGCAATCTGAATCAGGCGCTGGATGCGGCGTTGAAATTTGCGCATAACGTGCGTGTGGTGCATGGTCGCGCGCAGCAGATGACCGTTGATTCCGACGGATGTGATAACGCTATGTTGACCCTGGAAGACGGCACGTTGCTGACTTCTGCATTGATAGTGGGCGCTGATGGCGCGCAATCGTGGGTGCGTCATCAATGCGATATCGGGATCGATTACCGCTCTTATCATCAACGGGCGATAGTCGCTAACTTTGAAGTTGCTTTGCCGCATCACGGCGTTGCGCATCAATGGTTCACTGCCGAAGAAGGGATTGTCGCGTTGTTGCCGTTGCCCGGTCAGCGGATGTCATTGGTATGGTCAGCACCAGAAAGCCTGGCTTCGACCTTGCTCAGCGAGTCCATGTCGCAACTGGCGCAGCGGTTGTCTTTGTTGGCGGGCGATCAGCTCGGCCGATTGACGCCCTTGCAACCTGAGAGTGTACAAAGTTTTCCACTGGCGTTAATTCGCAGCCATGCTTTGGTTGCGCCGCGGGTTGCGTTGATCGGGGACGCGGCGCATGTGGTGCATCCGCTCGCCGGGCAAGGAATGAATTTGGGTTTTGGCGATGTTAGCGCCTTGATAAAGGCGCTAAGTGAACGCGGTGCGCAGCGTGATTGTGGCGATGCGACGGTGTTGTCAAAATACGCCCGTTCGCGCAAAGAAGAGATTCTATTAATGCAACTTGCGACCGATGGTCTGGAGCGGTTGTTCGGGCTGGACATTGCGCCGCTGCGCATGGTGAGAAACGTGGGATTGAACTTGCTGGACAGACTGCCGGTCTTAAAGCGGCGACTGATGGGTCACGCGTTTGGTCGGACATTTGAAAAAAATTGA